The Ignatzschineria rhizosphaerae genome contains a region encoding:
- a CDS encoding peptide ABC transporter ATP-binding protein, whose protein sequence is MTAPNQTMPILKADQLAKYYAVSRGFLKEKGEVKALNGISFELEKGKTLAVVGESGCGKSTLAKVLTMIESPTSGELLYHGESLLKNDPKTAALRRQKIQIIFQNPYGSLNPRKKVGSILEEPLLINTSLNSIERKERVLEIMSKVGLRPEFYDRYPHMFSGGQRQRIAIARGLMLNPEIVIADEPVSALDVSVQAQVLNLMMDLQDDLGLSYLFISHDLSVVEHIANDVMVMYLGKAVEKASKEAIFSEPMHPYTQALLSATPRLNPENKREKITLTGELPSPLNPPKGCAFHARCQHAFDKCRESQPEIKTYLDAKGLLHEVACFKLDIVD, encoded by the coding sequence ATGACAGCGCCTAATCAAACAATGCCGATCTTAAAAGCAGATCAGCTAGCTAAATATTATGCCGTTAGTCGAGGATTCTTAAAAGAAAAGGGCGAGGTTAAAGCGCTCAATGGAATCTCTTTTGAGCTAGAAAAAGGGAAGACTTTAGCCGTTGTAGGGGAATCTGGTTGCGGTAAATCAACACTTGCAAAAGTCTTAACGATGATTGAATCGCCCACAAGTGGTGAGCTTTTATATCATGGTGAATCACTTTTAAAAAATGATCCCAAAACTGCCGCACTTCGCCGGCAGAAAATTCAGATTATTTTCCAAAACCCTTACGGATCTTTAAATCCTCGTAAAAAAGTGGGTTCAATATTAGAAGAGCCGTTATTAATTAATACTTCTCTAAACTCAATTGAGCGAAAAGAGCGAGTATTAGAAATTATGTCAAAGGTTGGGCTTCGCCCTGAATTTTATGATCGCTATCCGCACATGTTTTCAGGCGGTCAACGTCAGAGAATTGCGATTGCTCGGGGGTTAATGCTAAATCCTGAAATTGTGATAGCTGATGAACCTGTTTCAGCGCTTGATGTATCTGTCCAAGCGCAGGTATTGAACTTAATGATGGATCTGCAAGATGATTTAGGATTATCTTATCTCTTTATTTCTCATGATTTATCGGTTGTTGAACATATCGCTAATGATGTGATGGTGATGTATCTTGGAAAAGCAGTGGAAAAAGCGTCGAAAGAGGCGATATTTTCAGAACCTATGCATCCCTATACGCAGGCGCTTTTATCGGCAACACCAAGGTTAAACCCAGAGAATAAGCGAGAGAAAATCACATTAACAGGAGAATTGCCAAGCCCTCTGAATCCCCCTAAGGGATGTGCATTTCATGCAAGATGTCAGCATGCATTTGATAAATGCCGAGAATCTCAACCAGAGATTAAAACTTATCTTGATGCAAAAGGATTACTGCATGAAGTGGCTTGCTTTAAGTTAGATATAGTCGATTGA
- the dppB gene encoding dipeptide ABC transporter permease DppB: MIQFFFRRFGMVIPTFIGITLLTFIFIHLIPGDPILILAGERGITPERYAELRAQFGYDQPYIIQYWDYLKGIFHGDLGNSLVTQRPVWTEFVPRFKATLELAICAMLFAVIVGIPTGVLAAVKRGSIFDHTAVGISLTGYSMPIFWWGMMLILLVSVQFDLTPVSGRVSDMVFLDDRDPLTGFMLIDTFFFGEEGDFWDAVHHIILPAIVLGTIPLAVIVRMTRSSMLEVLSEDYILTARAKGLGRGRIILIHALRNALIPVVTVIGLQVGTMLGGAILTETIFSWPGVGRWLIEALQRRDYPVVQGGVLLVATLIILVNLVVDLLYGVVNPRIRHK, translated from the coding sequence ATGATTCAATTTTTCTTTCGGCGTTTTGGTATGGTCATCCCGACATTTATTGGGATTACGCTATTAACGTTTATCTTTATCCATCTGATTCCGGGTGACCCTATCTTAATTTTAGCAGGGGAGCGTGGAATTACCCCCGAAAGATATGCTGAGCTTCGTGCGCAATTTGGCTATGACCAGCCTTATATCATTCAGTATTGGGATTATTTAAAAGGGATTTTCCACGGAGATTTAGGAAACTCTCTTGTGACGCAAAGACCCGTTTGGACGGAGTTTGTCCCGCGTTTTAAAGCAACATTAGAGCTTGCGATTTGTGCCATGCTTTTTGCCGTGATTGTCGGCATCCCAACAGGTGTTTTAGCAGCGGTAAAACGAGGATCCATCTTTGATCATACGGCAGTTGGGATCTCTTTAACGGGTTATTCTATGCCGATCTTCTGGTGGGGGATGATGCTTATTTTGCTTGTCTCTGTGCAGTTTGACTTAACACCGGTATCAGGACGTGTGAGTGATATGGTGTTTTTAGATGATCGAGATCCTTTAACAGGGTTTATGCTCATTGATACCTTCTTCTTTGGGGAAGAGGGAGATTTTTGGGATGCGGTGCATCATATTATCTTACCGGCAATTGTGCTAGGAACGATCCCTTTAGCAGTCATAGTACGAATGACTCGCTCTTCTATGCTTGAAGTTTTAAGTGAAGATTATATTTTAACGGCAAGAGCTAAGGGCTTAGGGCGCGGGCGAATTATCTTAATTCATGCACTTAGAAATGCTTTGATTCCCGTAGTTACTGTTATTGGTTTACAAGTGGGGACAATGCTTGGCGGTGCGATATTAACAGAGACCATCTTTTCATGGCCAGGTGTTGGACGTTGGTTAATTGAAGCGTTGCAGCGCCGAGATTATCCTGTGGTTCAAGGTGGCGTATTGTTAGTTGCAACGCTCATTATCCTTGTGAACTTAGTTGTAGATCTACTTTACGGGGTCGTGAATCCTCGTATCAGACATAAATAA
- the rbsK gene encoding ribokinase, giving the protein MKKKLIVLGSSNVDYILKVPHFLLPGETLAGDQYQVALGGKGANQAVAAGRAGANITFIAAVGDDDVGKWAITQFQKDQINTALMTVIKGEKTGVALIFVNHEGENMIGIYAGANAHVTPELVTPFISEITAADMLLMQLETPIETLELAAEKAKNAGVKVVLNPAPARDLTDAFLANIDIITPNETEAQILTGITVETDKDADLASQALHQKGIETVIITLGKRGAWVSVKTKDDSRGTGELVPGFMVKAVDTIGAGDTFNGALVTALLEDQTLFDAVKIAHAAGALAVMKEGAQPAIPWREEIEAFLKAQA; this is encoded by the coding sequence ATGAAGAAAAAATTGATCGTTTTAGGAAGTAGCAATGTGGATTATATTTTAAAAGTTCCCCATTTTTTATTGCCAGGAGAAACGCTTGCCGGAGATCAGTATCAAGTTGCACTAGGGGGGAAAGGCGCCAATCAAGCGGTTGCAGCGGGGCGAGCGGGAGCAAATATTACCTTTATTGCAGCAGTAGGTGATGATGATGTGGGAAAATGGGCGATCACACAATTTCAAAAAGATCAGATTAATACTGCATTAATGACGGTTATTAAAGGTGAAAAAACAGGTGTTGCGCTAATTTTTGTAAATCATGAAGGTGAAAACATGATTGGTATTTATGCCGGTGCTAATGCCCATGTGACTCCTGAACTAGTCACCCCTTTTATCTCTGAGATAACGGCGGCGGATATGCTTTTAATGCAACTAGAGACGCCTATTGAAACATTAGAATTAGCAGCAGAAAAAGCCAAAAATGCCGGCGTTAAAGTGGTACTCAATCCCGCTCCAGCAAGAGATTTAACGGATGCTTTTTTAGCCAATATCGATATTATTACGCCCAATGAAACAGAGGCGCAGATCCTCACAGGTATTACTGTTGAAACAGATAAAGATGCCGATTTAGCATCCCAAGCTTTGCACCAAAAAGGGATTGAAACAGTGATTATTACCTTGGGAAAGAGAGGTGCTTGGGTGAGTGTGAAAACAAAAGATGATTCACGTGGAACCGGAGAGTTAGTGCCAGGATTTATGGTGAAAGCTGTAGATACCATTGGGGCGGGTGATACTTTTAATGGCGCTTTAGTAACGGCATTATTAGAAGATCAAACGCTTTTTGACGCTGTGAAAATAGCGCATGCAGCAGGGGCTTTAGCGGTGATGAAAGAGGGCGCTCAGCCAGCAATTCCTTGGCGTGAAGAGATTGAAGCATTCTTAAAAGCTCAAGCCTAA
- a CDS encoding ABC transporter substrate-binding protein, translating into MSDNLLLSKLSTGVKKSLGAIAIVGALAMGSASAATLVYCSEASPETFNPQLSSTGTTFDASGIPIYSRLTEFKLGTTEFEPSLAESWDVSEDGKEFTFHLRKGVKFHSNRDFKPTRDFNADDVVFTFERQMNKEHPYHNVSSRQFEYFEAMGFNELISSVDKLDDYTVKITLTRPESPFLANLAMAFASILSAEYGDVLLAKGTPEQIDLVPIGTGPFEFRQYQQDSRILYTKFNDYFGTPAKLDRLVFSITPDAAVRYAKLQKGECHVMPYPNLADLERMQKDENLEVKELTGLNIGYLAFNMDKKPLDKLEVRQALSLAVNKADIIDAIFQGNAQAAKNFIPPTMWSYNDDIEDYEYDVEKAKALLEKAGVKDGFEISLWAMPVQRPYNPNARRMAEMIQADWAKIGVKANIVTYEWGEYLTRIRHGEHDTVLMGWTGDNGDPDNFYSFLLSCDAVNSGSNYSRWCNEDFDKLLTEARSTTDHDKRVALYREAQEIQHREQPVLNIAHSTVYMPVRKEVVNYTIDPLGTHNFYQVDVEEK; encoded by the coding sequence ATGAGCGATAATTTATTATTGTCAAAGCTAAGCACGGGCGTTAAAAAGAGCCTAGGGGCGATTGCAATCGTCGGTGCATTAGCAATGGGGAGCGCAAGCGCAGCAACATTGGTTTACTGTTCTGAAGCTTCTCCTGAAACATTTAACCCACAACTCTCATCAACAGGGACGACCTTTGATGCGAGTGGTATTCCTATTTACAGCCGTTTAACAGAATTTAAATTAGGAACAACAGAATTTGAACCAAGCTTAGCAGAATCTTGGGATGTGAGTGAGGATGGTAAGGAGTTTACCTTCCATCTTCGTAAGGGCGTAAAATTCCATAGTAATCGGGATTTTAAGCCAACACGTGATTTTAATGCCGATGATGTAGTCTTTACTTTTGAAAGACAGATGAATAAAGAACATCCCTATCATAATGTCTCAAGCCGTCAGTTTGAGTACTTTGAGGCAATGGGGTTTAACGAGTTAATTAGCTCGGTTGATAAGTTAGATGATTATACGGTTAAAATTACCTTAACTCGCCCTGAGTCACCATTTTTGGCAAACCTTGCGATGGCATTTGCTTCCATTTTATCTGCAGAGTATGGCGATGTCTTATTAGCAAAAGGCACGCCGGAGCAGATCGACTTAGTACCAATTGGCACAGGACCTTTTGAGTTTAGACAATATCAGCAAGATTCCCGTATTCTTTATACAAAGTTTAATGATTATTTTGGAACGCCGGCAAAACTAGACCGTTTAGTTTTCTCCATCACGCCTGATGCTGCTGTGCGTTATGCAAAACTGCAAAAGGGTGAGTGTCATGTAATGCCTTATCCAAACCTTGCAGACCTTGAGCGTATGCAAAAAGATGAAAACTTGGAAGTTAAAGAGCTGACAGGATTAAATATCGGTTACTTAGCATTTAACATGGATAAAAAGCCGCTTGATAAGTTAGAGGTGCGTCAAGCATTGAGCTTAGCGGTGAATAAAGCTGATATTATCGATGCGATTTTCCAAGGTAACGCCCAAGCTGCGAAGAACTTTATTCCCCCAACAATGTGGAGCTATAACGACGATATCGAAGATTATGAATATGATGTCGAGAAAGCAAAAGCATTGCTTGAAAAAGCAGGGGTAAAAGATGGTTTTGAGATCTCGCTCTGGGCAATGCCGGTACAACGCCCTTATAACCCAAATGCGCGTCGTATGGCGGAGATGATTCAAGCTGACTGGGCAAAAATTGGCGTGAAAGCAAATATTGTCACTTATGAGTGGGGCGAGTATTTAACTCGTATCCGTCATGGTGAGCATGATACGGTGCTTATGGGATGGACTGGGGATAATGGGGATCCTGATAACTTCTACTCATTCCTTTTAAGCTGTGATGCGGTGAATTCTGGCTCGAACTATTCACGTTGGTGTAATGAAGATTTTGACAAACTTCTCACAGAAGCACGTTCAACAACAGATCATGATAAACGTGTTGCACTTTATCGTGAAGCGCAAGAGATTCAACATCGTGAACAACCGGTGTTAAATATTGCTCACTCAACGGTTTATATGCCTGTGCGTAAAGAAGTTGTGAATTATACAATCGATCCACTTGGGACACATAACTTCTATCAGGTTGATGTTGAAGAGAAATAG
- the dppC gene encoding dipeptide ABC transporter permease DppC, with amino-acid sequence MQLEANQPVSPELLYAQKPQSALQQFWFYFRKNKGAVAGLCFILFIVTIAILANFIAPHSPSEQFRGSLLMPPVWMEGGSWQFILGTDDVGRDILSRLIYGARLSLLVGVVVVVLSLILGITLGLLAGYFGGIIEAVIMRVVDIMLALPSLLLALVLVAIFGPSIVNASIALAFVALPHYVRLTRATTLSEMEKDYVVASKVAGAGNLRQMFINILPNCLAPLIVQATLGFSNAILDMAALGFLGMGAQPPTPEWGTMLSDVLQYAQSAWWVVAFPGIAILLTVLAFNLMGDGLRDALDPKLKV; translated from the coding sequence ATGCAGTTAGAGGCAAATCAACCTGTTTCACCTGAGTTACTCTATGCCCAAAAGCCGCAAAGTGCTTTGCAGCAGTTTTGGTTCTATTTTAGGAAAAATAAAGGTGCCGTTGCGGGGCTCTGCTTTATTCTCTTTATTGTCACTATTGCCATTTTGGCAAACTTTATTGCCCCCCATTCTCCCTCCGAGCAGTTTAGAGGCAGTTTACTGATGCCACCCGTTTGGATGGAAGGCGGTTCATGGCAATTTATTTTAGGTACCGATGATGTGGGACGAGATATTTTAAGCCGTCTTATTTATGGGGCGCGCCTCTCATTATTAGTGGGTGTTGTGGTGGTGGTGCTCTCTTTAATATTGGGGATTACACTGGGACTACTCGCTGGTTACTTTGGTGGCATTATAGAAGCCGTAATTATGCGCGTTGTTGATATTATGTTAGCGCTGCCAAGCCTATTACTTGCTTTAGTATTAGTGGCAATTTTTGGCCCTTCCATTGTGAATGCCTCTATAGCGCTCGCCTTTGTGGCATTACCGCATTATGTGCGTTTAACAAGGGCAACGACTTTAAGTGAGATGGAAAAAGATTACGTCGTTGCTTCAAAAGTGGCAGGCGCGGGAAATCTTCGGCAGATGTTTATTAATATTTTACCCAACTGTTTAGCCCCTTTAATTGTCCAAGCGACTTTAGGGTTTTCAAATGCGATTTTGGATATGGCAGCGCTTGGTTTCTTAGGAATGGGGGCGCAGCCACCAACACCTGAGTGGGGAACGATGCTGTCCGATGTTTTACAATATGCGCAATCTGCGTGGTGGGTTGTTGCATTCCCCGGGATTGCAATTTTGTTAACGGTATTAGCGTTTAATCTTATGGGCGATGGCCTTCGTGATGCGCTTGATCCCAAACTTAAAGTTTAA
- a CDS encoding glutamate/aspartate ABC transporter substrate-binding protein produces MKKTILGLALCGLIAMPSATIAEELTGTLKKVNDTGSITLGHRESSIPYSYYDNQQNVIGYSHEVSLKIVEGIEKKLGKKIDVKLMPITSQNRIPLMRNGTIDLECGSTTHNKSRAQEAGFTNTIFIINIRMITDKDSGISSFDDLKDKVVITTAGTTSERILRNMNAEKNMNMRIQAAKDHGDAFMMLSDNRGIAYVMDDSLLYGERAKSPNPSRWVVTGESQDQEAYACMMRKDDPQFKALADEVIVELSKSGEMEEIYNKWFTQPIPPRNANLEFPLSDSMRELFKNPTDTPYQ; encoded by the coding sequence ATGAAAAAAACGATTCTAGGGCTTGCATTATGCGGCCTAATTGCGATGCCGAGTGCAACAATTGCAGAAGAACTGACAGGCACATTAAAAAAAGTAAATGATACGGGATCTATTACCCTAGGTCATAGAGAATCATCAATCCCCTACTCATACTATGATAATCAACAAAATGTCATTGGTTATTCCCATGAAGTTAGCTTAAAAATTGTAGAAGGTATTGAGAAAAAACTCGGTAAAAAAATCGATGTAAAACTGATGCCCATCACTTCACAAAACCGTATTCCACTAATGCGTAATGGTACCATTGACCTTGAGTGCGGTTCTACGACTCATAACAAATCCCGTGCACAAGAAGCAGGCTTCACTAATACGATCTTTATCATTAATATCCGTATGATTACCGATAAAGATTCCGGCATCTCAAGCTTTGATGATCTTAAAGATAAAGTGGTCATTACAACAGCAGGAACCACTTCTGAGCGAATTCTTCGTAATATGAATGCTGAAAAGAATATGAATATGCGTATTCAAGCAGCTAAAGACCATGGAGATGCATTTATGATGCTCTCTGATAATCGCGGAATTGCTTATGTAATGGACGACTCTCTTCTTTATGGTGAGCGTGCTAAATCCCCAAATCCAAGCCGTTGGGTTGTTACAGGGGAATCCCAAGACCAAGAAGCTTATGCATGTATGATGCGTAAAGATGACCCGCAATTTAAAGCACTTGCTGATGAAGTCATTGTTGAGCTTTCAAAATCAGGGGAAATGGAAGAGATCTACAACAAATGGTTTACTCAACCAATTCCTCCACGTAATGCAAACTTAGAATTCCCACTTTCAGATAGCATGCGTGAGCTCTTTAAAAATCCAACTGATACACCGTATCAATAA
- a CDS encoding ABC transporter permease subunit (The N-terminal region of this protein, as described by TIGR01726, is a three transmembrane segment that identifies a subfamily of ABC transporter permease subunits, which specificities that include histidine, arginine, glutamine, glutamate, L-cystine (sic), the opines (in Agrobacterium) octopine and nopaline, etc.), with protein MDNFSLASLFSIIGENYEFLLQGMGVSLRITVIAIIVGILWGIVLAVLRLYAPKPIAWIATGYVNLFRSIPLIMVLMWFYLAIGPSVQQYFGISNTAGVRLTWAIIAFSLFEAAYYSEIIRAGFKSVRSQQMSASLALGMTRIQAIYYVILPQALRNMVPLLLTQAIILFQDTSLVYIMSLNDFFRATDIIGYNNNAKMEMILFAGFIYFIICFSLSSLVRVLQKRKRTA; from the coding sequence ATGGATAATTTTTCATTAGCAAGCCTCTTCTCTATTATTGGTGAAAACTATGAGTTTTTACTTCAAGGAATGGGCGTTAGTTTACGCATTACCGTCATTGCGATTATTGTAGGAATCTTATGGGGGATTGTCTTAGCTGTATTAAGATTATATGCACCTAAACCAATTGCATGGATTGCAACTGGGTATGTAAACCTATTTCGTTCTATCCCTTTAATTATGGTGTTAATGTGGTTCTATTTAGCAATAGGTCCCTCGGTGCAACAATACTTTGGGATTAGCAATACAGCAGGAGTAAGGCTCACTTGGGCAATCATCGCCTTCTCGCTCTTTGAAGCGGCATATTATTCAGAGATTATTCGAGCGGGGTTTAAAAGCGTGAGAAGCCAACAAATGTCGGCATCACTTGCGTTAGGGATGACCAGAATCCAAGCGATTTATTATGTCATCTTACCGCAAGCACTACGCAACATGGTTCCGCTCCTATTAACACAAGCGATTATCCTCTTTCAAGATACATCCCTTGTTTACATTATGAGCTTAAATGACTTCTTTAGAGCGACCGATATTATCGGTTATAACAATAATGCAAAAATGGAGATGATCCTCTTTGCAGGGTTTATCTACTTCATTATCTGCTTCTCGCTCTCAAGCTTAGTAAGAGTATTACAAAAAAGGAAACGCACAGCATGA
- a CDS encoding amino acid ABC transporter permease, translating into MFGLDFSILFQEAVINETYLDWLLEGAKWTILSSSASWFLALVLGIIVGTMRTLPSKTFRFLGATYVECLRNVPLIVQLFFWYYVWPNLMPSVFGDWIKGQDPLVQMMTAGILCLGLFTSARVAEQVRSSIESLAGGQMRAALATGLTLPQAYRYVILPQALRIILPPMTSELLNIFKNSSVLQTIGLAELTRQAAQINDYTAKAYESFILVTVAYIIINVALMFIMKLIERWTQLPTFKEGA; encoded by the coding sequence ATGTTTGGATTAGATTTTTCAATCTTATTTCAAGAGGCAGTTATTAACGAAACCTATCTTGACTGGCTATTAGAGGGTGCAAAGTGGACCATCCTCTCATCTAGCGCCAGCTGGTTTCTCGCTCTCGTTCTTGGCATTATTGTCGGAACAATGCGGACTCTTCCCAGTAAAACTTTCAGATTTTTAGGGGCAACCTATGTCGAATGTTTACGTAATGTGCCCCTTATTGTTCAACTCTTTTTCTGGTATTACGTTTGGCCTAATCTTATGCCGAGCGTCTTTGGTGATTGGATTAAAGGCCAAGATCCCTTAGTACAGATGATGACCGCCGGTATCTTATGTCTTGGGCTCTTTACCTCTGCCCGTGTTGCTGAGCAAGTTCGCTCAAGTATTGAATCACTAGCAGGAGGGCAGATGCGTGCAGCGCTTGCCACAGGGTTAACCCTACCACAAGCTTATCGCTATGTTATTTTGCCACAAGCCCTACGCATTATTTTACCGCCAATGACCTCTGAGCTTCTTAACATCTTTAAGAACTCTTCTGTTCTTCAAACCATTGGACTTGCCGAGCTTACAAGGCAAGCTGCGCAAATTAATGACTATACCGCAAAGGCTTATGAATCCTTCATTCTCGTTACCGTTGCCTATATCATTATTAACGTAGCACTCATGTTTATAATGAAGCTCATTGAACGCTGGACACAGCTACCGACCTTTAAAGAAGGAGCTTAA
- a CDS encoding amino acid ABC transporter ATP-binding protein, protein MITYQNVSKFYGDFQVLKNCSTEIAEKEVVVVCGPSGSGKSTLIQCANGLEPFQQGDIIINGHSLANPKTNINKVRTQVGMVFQHFELFPNMSIEKNLMLAQTKVLKRSKDEAHTKALALLDRVGLSKHLGKYPSQLSGGQQQRVAIARALAMDPVVMLFDEPTSALDPEMIHEVLAVMTELAQEGMTMMCVTHEMGFARQVADRVIFIDGGEIHDDVSKNEFFEGEPSDRAKLFLKNIFQYD, encoded by the coding sequence ATGATCACCTATCAAAATGTTAGTAAATTTTATGGAGACTTTCAGGTTCTCAAAAACTGTTCCACTGAAATTGCCGAGAAAGAAGTCGTGGTTGTCTGTGGTCCATCAGGTTCGGGTAAATCAACATTAATACAGTGCGCTAATGGCTTAGAGCCTTTTCAGCAAGGAGACATTATTATCAATGGACACTCTCTTGCAAATCCTAAGACCAATATTAATAAAGTAAGAACCCAGGTAGGAATGGTGTTTCAGCACTTTGAGCTCTTTCCCAATATGTCGATTGAAAAAAACCTCATGTTAGCGCAGACAAAAGTGCTCAAACGCAGCAAAGATGAAGCGCACACCAAAGCATTAGCACTTCTTGATCGTGTGGGATTAAGTAAACATTTAGGAAAGTACCCCTCCCAGCTCTCCGGTGGGCAGCAGCAACGAGTGGCGATCGCAAGAGCGCTAGCCATGGACCCTGTTGTTATGCTCTTTGATGAACCAACCTCAGCATTAGACCCAGAAATGATTCATGAAGTATTAGCAGTAATGACTGAGCTTGCCCAAGAGGGGATGACGATGATGTGTGTTACTCATGAGATGGGATTTGCAAGACAAGTGGCTGACCGCGTCATCTTTATTGATGGCGGTGAGATTCATGATGATGTTTCTAAAAATGAATTCTTTGAAGGCGAGCCTAGTGATCGCGCGAAGTTATTCCTTAAAAATATCTTCCAATATGATTAA
- the dppD gene encoding dipeptide ABC transporter ATP-binding protein has product MTLLKVDTLTVEFGEKNDRFRAVDRISYTVDKGEVVGIVGESGSGKSVSSLAIMGLIDFPGTVTATSLEFDGRDLQTLKRKERMRILGDDVAMIFQDPMTSLNPSFTVGYQIMETLKAHQGGNRKARKARTIELLSEVGIPDAANRFNLYPHQLSGGMSQRVMIAMAIACSPKLLIADEPTTALDVTIQGQIMSLLLKLQKEQEMALLLITHDLALVAESADKIVVMYAGQVVEVAKSHQLFSEPFHPYTEALLKSLPEFSKGQARLESLSGVVPGKYDRPKGCLLNPRCPYKQEKCTTLEPELQKMGERLVKCHFPLTTLTIDRPNKEVM; this is encoded by the coding sequence ATGACACTCTTAAAAGTGGATACCTTAACCGTAGAGTTTGGGGAAAAAAATGACCGATTTCGTGCAGTAGATCGTATTAGTTATACGGTAGATAAAGGGGAAGTTGTCGGTATTGTCGGGGAATCAGGTTCAGGGAAGTCTGTGAGTTCCTTAGCCATTATGGGGTTAATAGATTTCCCAGGAACCGTGACAGCAACAAGTTTAGAGTTTGATGGGCGAGATCTTCAAACTTTAAAACGTAAAGAACGTATGAGAATTTTAGGGGATGATGTTGCGATGATCTTCCAAGATCCTATGACCTCTTTAAATCCCTCTTTTACGGTGGGCTATCAAATCATGGAGACCTTGAAAGCTCATCAAGGTGGTAATCGAAAAGCGCGTAAAGCAAGAACAATCGAGCTATTATCAGAGGTGGGGATTCCTGATGCGGCGAATCGATTTAATCTCTATCCGCACCAACTCTCAGGTGGTATGAGTCAAAGGGTGATGATTGCAATGGCTATCGCGTGTAGTCCTAAGTTATTGATTGCAGATGAGCCAACAACCGCCTTAGATGTGACGATTCAAGGTCAGATCATGTCTTTACTCTTAAAGTTACAAAAAGAGCAGGAGATGGCATTATTATTGATTACACACGATTTAGCGCTTGTGGCGGAGTCGGCGGATAAGATTGTGGTGATGTATGCGGGGCAAGTAGTGGAAGTGGCGAAATCTCATCAATTATTTAGTGAGCCATTTCACCCTTATACCGAAGCCTTATTAAAATCATTGCCAGAATTCTCAAAAGGGCAAGCTCGTCTTGAATCACTCTCAGGTGTTGTTCCGGGTAAATATGATCGCCCTAAGGGCTGCTTGCTTAATCCTCGCTGCCCGTATAAACAGGAAAAATGTACAACTTTAGAGCCGGAACTTCAGAAGATGGGGGAGCGCTTAGTGAAATGTCATTTCCCTTTAACAACACTTACCATAGATCGACCGAATAAGGAGGTGATGTAA